A window of Salmo trutta chromosome 5, fSalTru1.1, whole genome shotgun sequence contains these coding sequences:
- the LOC115194585 gene encoding cerebellin-1-like, with protein sequence MPCLPLPCSSLPRPIMSVSPTLFLGLILFLQFGPPGARAQNDTEPIVLEGKCLVVCDSTPSSEPSGNALGMSVRSGTGRVAFSAVRNTNHEPSEMSNRTMTIYFDQILVNVGSHFDPARSIFLAPRTGVYSFCFNVVKVYNRQTIQVSLVLNGHPIISAFAGDQDVTREAATNAGLVTMERGDKAYLKLERGNLMGGWKYSTFSGFLVFPL encoded by the exons ATGCCCTGCCTTCCGCTTCCTTGTTCATCTTTGCCCCGTCCCATAATGTCCGTAAGCCCCACCTTGTTCCTTGGACTAATTCTGTTCCTCCAATTTGGTCCCCCGGGGGCCAGGGCTCAGAATGACACTGAGCCAATCGTGTTGGAGGGGAAGTGCCTGGTGGTTTGTGACTCCACCCCCTCATCGGAACCGTCGGGTAACGCTCTGGGGATGTCGGTGCGATCGGGGACTGGTCGAGTGGCGTTCTCCGCTGTCAGGAACACCAACCACGAACCCTCGGAGATGAGCAACCGTACTATGACCATATATTTTGACCAG atcctTGTGAATGTGGGCAGCCATTTTGATCCAGCACGGAGCATCTTCCTGGCGCCTAGAACAGGAGTCTATAGTTTCTGTTTCAACGTGGTCAAGGTCTATAACCGACAGACCATTCAG GTGAGTCTGGTTTTAAATGGACATCCGATCATCTCAGCCTTTGCCGGGGACCAAGACGTGACCAGGGAAGCAGCCACCAACGCTGGCCTGGTCACcatggagagaggagacaagGCTTATCTCAAACTGGAGAGAGGGAACCTGATGGGGGGGTGGAAATACTCCACCTTCTCTGGGTTTCTGGTGTTTCCTTTGtaa